One Vitis riparia cultivar Riparia Gloire de Montpellier isolate 1030 chromosome 4, EGFV_Vit.rip_1.0, whole genome shotgun sequence genomic window carries:
- the LOC117912643 gene encoding uncharacterized protein LOC117912643 yields the protein MEALDTAYKEERCFGFAAVNSLYMGVCRSLRFRFRPLLRSKPLFPTHLAAMKTRKIFGISLSLFLINLASIMERADENLLPAVYKEVSEAFSAGPSELGYLTFIRNFVQGLASPLAGVLVISHDRPTVLAMGTVCWAISTAAVGASQQFMQVAFWRAVNGFGLAIVIPALQSFIADSYKDSVRGTGFGFLNLIGSLGGIGGGVLATVMAGHQFWGIPGWRCAFIMMATLSSLIGFLVFQYVVDPRRTINITHDSGENSDRKSLLDKSKGSSVSVWLESWTAMKAVIKVQTFQIIVLQGVVGSLPWTAMVFFTMWFELIGFDHNSSAALLSVFAIGCAMGSLLGGLIADRMSQIYPHSGRIMCAQFSALMGIPFSWFLLTVIPQSVSSWFTFGTTLFLMGLTISWNGTAANAPMFAEVVPVKHRTMIYAFDRAFEGSFSSFAAPMVGILSEKMFGYDPKTVDPVSGSAQAAFALSRGLLSMMAVPFGLCCLFYTPLYVVFRRDRENARIASLKEEEMM from the exons ATGGAAGCCCTAGATACGGCATACAAGGAAGAGAGGTGTTTCGGGTTTGCCGCCGTCAATTCTTTATATATGGGCGTTTGTAGGAGCTTGAGATTCAGATTTCGTCCTCTTCTTCGATCTAAGCCTCTGTTTCCCACGCACTTGGCAGCCATGAA AACAAGAAAGATTTTTGggatttctctctctctctttcttatcAACCTGGCCTCTATAATGGAGCGAGCTGATGAAAATCTCCTTCCAGCTGTTTATAAAGAAGTCAGTGAAGCTTTCAGCGCTGGGCCATCTGAATTGGGATATCTCACATTCATACGTAACTTTGTGCAGGGACTCGCATCACCCTTGGCAGGTGTTCTAGTTATCAGCCATGACCGCCCTACTGTTCTTGCAATGGGCACTGTTTGCTGGGCTATATCAACAGCTGCAGTGGGTGCAAGCCAGCAGTTCATGCAAGTTGCATTCTGGAGAGCAGTAAATGGCTTTGGACTGGCAATTGTGATACCGGCACTCCAATCTTTCATAGCTGATAGCTATAAGGATAGTGTGAGGGGGACTGGATTTGGGTTTCTAAACCTTATCGGTTCTTTAGGGGGCATAGGAGGTGGAGTTTTGGCAACAGTTATGGCTGGTCATCAATTCTGGGGCATACCTGGATGGCGTTGTGCCTTCATTATGATGGCAACACTGAGTTCATTaattgggtttcttgtttttcagtATGTGGTTGACCCAAGAAGAACAATTAACATTACACATGATAGTGGTGAGAACTCTGACAG GAAAAGTTTGTTAGATAAAAGCAAAGGCAGTTCAGTGTCAGTTTGGCTGGAGTCTTGGACAGCCATGAAAGCTGTTATAAAAGTGCAAACATTTCAGATCATTGTCTTGCAGGGTGTTGTTGGTTCACTACCATGGACTGCCATGGTTTTCTTCACCATGTGGTTTGAACTAATTG GTTTTGATCATAACAGCTCAGCAGCACTCCTCAGTGTTTTTGCCATTGGATGTGCAATGGGGTCCCTCCTTGGTGGATTAATTGCAGATCGAATGTCACAAATCTATCCTCACTCAGGCCGTATCATGTGTGCTCAGTTCAGTGCTCTCATGGGCATCCCATTTTCATGGTTCCTTCTTACAGTGATTCCACAGTCAGTGAGCAGCTGGTTCACTTTTGGCACCACCCTCTTTCTCATGGGGCTAACCATCAGCTGGAATGGCACAGCTGCAAATGCTCCCATGTTTGCGGAGGTTGTCCCTGTCAAGCACCGGACCATGATCTATGCATTTGATCGTGCTTTTGAAGGATCCTTCTCTTCTTTTGCCGCCCCCATGGTTGGAATTCTTTCAGAGAAAATGTTTGGCTATGATCCAAAGACTGTTGATCCAGTTTCAGGGTCTGCACAGGCAGCCTTTGCCTTGTCAAGAGGTCTTCTTTCAATGATGGCAGTTCCATTCGGCTTATGTTGCTTGTTTTACACACCGTTGTATGTGGTTTTCAGGCGGGACAGAGAAAATGCTAGAATTGCTAGTTTGAAAGAGGAAGAGATGATGTGA
- the LOC117912644 gene encoding probable NEDD8-conjugating enzyme Ubc12-like, with translation MIKLFKVKERQREIAESANGRAPVKKQTAGELRLHKDISELNLPKSCSILFSNGKDDLMNFEVVIRPDEGYYLGGTFNFSFQVNSIYPHEAPKVKCKTKVYHPNIDLEGNVCLNILREDWKPVLNINTIIYGLYHLFTQPNHEDPLNHEAAAVLRDNPKLFESNVRRAMAGGYVGQISFPRCL, from the exons ATGATTAAGCTTTTTAAAGTAAAGGAGAGACAGAGAGAAATTGCTGAGAGTGCCAATGGAAGGGCACCCGTTAAGAAGCAAACTGCTGGAGAATTGCGCCTTCATAAAG ATATCAGTGAGTTGAACCTACCCAAATCATGTTCCATATTATTCTCCAATGGAAAGGATGATCTGATGAACTTTGAAGTTGTAATTCGACCTGATGAAGGATATTATTT AGGTGGCACATTTAATTTCTCTTTCCAAGTAAATTCTATCTATCCACATGAAGCTCCGAAAGTCAAGTGCAAGACCAAG GTCTACCATCCCAACATTGACTTGGAAGGAAATGTTTGCCTCAACATTTTACGAGAAGATTGGAAACCTGTCCTTAATATAAATACGATTATTTATGGATTGTACCATCTTTTCACG CAACCAAATCATGAGGATCCCCTCAACCATGAAGCAGCAGCTGTGTTGAGAgataacccaaagttgtttgAATCCAATGTAAGAAGGGCTATGGCTGGCGGGTATGTGGGACAGATCTCCTTCCCACGGTGTCTGTAG
- the LOC117912928 gene encoding BES1/BZR1 homolog protein 2-like has product MAGGGSSGRLPTWKERENNKKRERRRRAIAAKIYSGLRAQGNYKLPKHCDNNEVLKALCSEAGWTVEEDGTTYRKGCKPPPTEIAGASANISACSSMQPSPQSSSFPSPVPSYHASPSSSSFPSPTRFDGNPSSYLLPFLRNLASIPTSLPPLRISNSAPVTPPLSSPTSRGSKRKPDWESFSNGSLNSFRHPLFAVSAPSSPTRRNHLTPATIPECDESDASTVDSGRWVSFQTVAPQAAPSSPTFNLVKPVAMECSIPNAVDEHGGLGWGAAAERGRPEFEFESGRVKAWEGERIHEVGVDELELTLGSGKTRG; this is encoded by the exons ATGGCTGGAGGCGGATCATCCGGGAGGTTGCCTACTTGGAAGGAGAGGGAGAACAACAAAAAGAGGGAGAGGAGAAGAAGGGCCATAGCTGCTAAGATATACTCGGGGCTTAGAGCTCAGGGCAACTACAAGCTTCCCAAGCACTGCGATAACAACGAGGTCTTGAAGGCTCTATGTTCTGAGGCTGGTTGGACCGTTGAAGAAGATGGCACCACCTACCGCAAG GGATGCAAACCACCCCCAACGGAAATTGCAGGCGCTTCGGCCAACATCAGTGCATGTTCGTCCATGCAACCAAGCCCACAGTCCTCATCCTTCCCAAGTCCTGTACCCTCTTACCATGCCAGCCCATCGTCCTCCTCTTTCCCGAGCCCAACTCGGTTTGATGGAAACCCCTCTTCATACCTCCTCCCTTTCCTCCGTAATTTAGCCTCGATTCCTACATCTCTCCCACCTCTTCGAATATCCAACAGTGCTCCTGTAACCCCGCCTCTTTCTTCCCCTACTTCGAGAGGTTCAAAGCGGAAACCTGACTGGGAATCCTTCTCAAATGGCTCCCTGAATTCCTTCCGCCACCCTCTATTTGCCGTATCAGCCCCCTCTAGTCCTACTCGCCGCAACCATCTTACACCTGCCACAATACCGGAATGTGATGAGTCTGATGCTTCTACTGTTGATTCTGGTCGCTGGGTGAGTTTCCAGACAGTAGCACCCCAGGCAGCTCCATCTTCCCCTACATTTAATCTTGTAAAACCAGTGGCTATGGAGTGTTCTATCCCCAATGCAGTTGATGAGCATGGAGGTCTGGGCTGGGGTGCAGCAGCAGAGAGGGGCCGGCCAGAGTTTGAGtttgagagtggcagagtgaAGGCGTGGGAGGGTGAGAGAATTCATGAGGTAGGAGTGGATGAACTGGAGCTTACACTTGGGAGTGGGAAGACTCGTGGTTAA